The sequence TTTGGTCCTtactttggtttatattttttctatgctcgattatttatgaaattcagcttaattttgagttttttctcAGTTTGGTACGGTTCAGTGTACTCGGGTAAATGTACTCAAACCTATACATTATCTCTTATATAAgaagaatttatttaatttcaaaaataaacccgcgctttctaagcgcgggtcaaaatctagtacactattaaaacagaagtcatgacttcttccatgtgtgatattttaaatgGACAATTCCTAAAAAGTTgcttagattattttttttttgtattttcataaCAATATCCTAACAAGATatttaattatctttttattccatcaaaatattattaataatggataatttcgaaaatatatttattccatcaatatataattatagttGAATATAACCATTTATAATctacttaataataataacatttaattatTAGAGTTAATACCTGCATATgatctaattaataataataacaattaacatttattatgcaaataaaataatgttagaATTTCACCAtgcaaataataaaatcaaatcaaatattaaaatccTAACACTATTGTATTTTCATAATAagtgttattattattaattatgttatacattatacatgtatcaatatttatatagatGTTGTGTTAACAAACATgtattgataaatatataatatttttaatatatatatactgtagTGATAAATTTTTCATGCGTGCTTTTTTCATTTGGACCATTCTCTAAAgttttatcaaattttacatGAATTAattctaatatttatatttttaattgaataaaaataaatattttttaagaaagttctaaaaaatgtttttaaaacatttgtggaatcaatttatattttatatccaaaagtaattaattttaattgtagTTATCATAaactataattagaaattaaaatttattttagttttgatttatatatgaaaatgtaaaattatataaagtatTCTAATTATATATTCACTGATAATAACAATCTAAActgattaattttcaaaaataaaatttacaaagattttgttagaaatattcatttatatttcaaattatAAGATTATCCAACTTAGTGTATTTctcaaatataatatttactaCAAACATATTTTGAAGTACAATGTattatagtttttctttaaaaaaaattctttacagtatctcaaaaaatatattttctactaTATAGATCCAATTTAATTtactttcatataaatttaaaataaaatagtatgtAAAGTaatattgttacataataaagtttccaaaataatttttgttacaaaaatacaaaatttatagtaataatatataagcCACGTAAACATAGCTATTatataattacataatatataatactaaattACGTTAAGTTATTgataaattttgttatataaactaaaacattttagtatataaataaaaaatccggTTGTGCGAGTCAAGATCTAGtgtttaaattaaattaggGCACATCCACAACTTTACTAGTTGGATATGTTTTGATCTTTATTGCGCCACAAACCCTATATTAATCTATACACGAACCTtcatatttttgtgtgttcataATTTATCATATATCAACGGTTGGAACATAAATATTAGTTTCGGTCTCTgaatttataaggtttatatAAGTATATTTATGATTATTAAATTGTTAAAAACAGAAGGTATCTGCTTATACCTAACTAAATAAAGAAATGTTAAAATGCATACCGATCAAAGGAATTGTGGAGAACAAAGGGGAAAACACGAGAAATGAATTCGTAACAAAGTTGGTGAAGCAAGCGGAACCTTTTGTTTTTACGTGAAGAGGACCCATTCATTTTTTCCACCACCAAACATTTATTTACTTGATTTATACTGTCATTTTTTCCACATTATATTCTTGGTCTTTACTTAAGAGGGTTAAAGACTAGAAGCTAGGAAGGCAAACAATACACGTCAAACCTGGAAATGAATAACTTCATTTACAATGTTTCTATAATATGTAGGTTAACTATGGGTCAAACTCGCAATTGATAGatgaacaagaaaataaaacatagatGTGCTCAACTATTAAAGTAAGGAAAGAAACATGTCAATGTGTGAATGTGTGAAGAAAGAGAAGTAAAGATTCTTTATTAGACAGATTAACTAACAAACCTAACCCTACTTGTCccattttcttttcttacttaacctccttcttctctcttccccTTAACTCATACTCATCTCATTCTTTTCTTTACTAGTATCCATGGCCAAATCTTCAACTCTCCTCCTCTGTCTCTCTgttttcatcttcatcatcacaGAATCCTCCTTGGCTCAAACATGTTCCAACTACCAGTTCTCCAGCAACAGTCTCTTTGAGTCCTGTAACGACCTCCCTGTTCTTGACTCCTTCCTCCACTACACTTATGATTCCTCTTCCGGCAGTCTCCAAGTCGCTTATCGCCACACAAACCTCTCCCCCGGGAAATGGGTGGCATGGGCCGTGAACCCATCATCCACCGGCATGGTTGGAGCTCAGGCCATTGTAGCATATCCGATATCAGACGGCACAGTTAGGGCTTACACTTCACCTATCGACAGCTACCAGACGAGTCTCCAAGAAGGTGATCTGAGCTTCAACGTCTCTATGCTATCAGCCACTTACCAAAACAACGAGATGATTGTCTTCGCAACTCTGAGTCTTCCACTTACAAACGGTGGAAACATTAATATTGTGTGGCAAGATGGCTCTCTTTCTGGGAACAGTCTCCTGCCTCATCCAACTTCCGGCAATAATATCCGCTCTGTTTCCACTTTGAATCTCATCTCCGGTACATCTGCTTCCACCGCAGGAGGAGGAGCAGGAGATTCCAAGCTTAAAAAACGCAACGTGAGTTCATCATTCATCATTTCAGTTTCTTTTCTTGCCAGACGCCCAGAACCGGTTCTGAACATAGTGAGATGAAACATTCGCTTATGGTCtcaaaatattaatgtttaatATGTATTTATCATTAGACcgttaaataattaaaaatatatatttatatatatagtaattgtTTTAAGCCCCATGAATCTTAGAACCTGCCATGTTCCTTCCTGTTTGAAACAACTGAGTTTAGTTTCTGATAATGATTGCAGATACATGGGATACTGAACGCAGTGAGCTGGGGAATAATGATGCCAATAGGAGCAATCATTGCTAGATACTTGAGAGTCTCGAAATCAGCAGGCCCTGCTTGGTTCTATCTTCATGTTACCTGCCAAGCTTCTGCTTATATCATTGGTGTTGCCGG comes from Brassica rapa cultivar Chiifu-401-42 chromosome A02, CAAS_Brap_v3.01, whole genome shotgun sequence and encodes:
- the LOC103853819 gene encoding cytochrome b561 and DOMON domain-containing protein At5g47530 yields the protein MAKSSTLLLCLSVFIFIITESSLAQTCSNYQFSSNSLFESCNDLPVLDSFLHYTYDSSSGSLQVAYRHTNLSPGKWVAWAVNPSSTGMVGAQAIVAYPISDGTVRAYTSPIDSYQTSLQEGDLSFNVSMLSATYQNNEMIVFATLSLPLTNGGNINIVWQDGSLSGNSLLPHPTSGNNIRSVSTLNLISGTSASTAGGGAGDSKLKKRNIHGILNAVSWGIMMPIGAIIARYLRVSKSAGPAWFYLHVTCQASAYIIGVAGWATGIKLGSESEGIQFSTHHAIGIALFCLATVQVFAMFLRPKPEHKYRVYWNIYHHTVGYTVIILAVVNIFKGLDILSPEKQWRNAYTAIIVTLGLVAAVLEGFTWYVVIKRGKAEESSKTSQLGNGGRSQYA